Proteins encoded within one genomic window of Catharus ustulatus isolate bCatUst1 chromosome 10, bCatUst1.pri.v2, whole genome shotgun sequence:
- the WDFY1 gene encoding WD repeat and FYVE domain-containing protein 1 isoform X2, whose amino-acid sequence MASPCSAMAYHHDSRRIFVGQDNGAIMEFHISEDFNKMNFVKTYPAHQNRVSAITFCLASEWLISTGHDKCISWMCTRSGSMLGRHYFTSWASCLQYDHETQHAFVGDYSGQITLLKLEQNTCSVITTLKGHEGSITSLWWDPVQRLLFSGASDHSIIMWDIGGRKGRTLLLQGHHDKVQAICYIQLTRQLVSCSADGGIAVWNMDISREEAPQWLESDSCQKCEQPFFWNIKQMWDTKTIGLRQHHCRKCGQAVCGKCSTKRSSYPIMGFEFQVRVCDSCFESIKDEDRTSLATFHEGKHNISHMSMDISRGLMVTCGSDRIVKIWDMTPVVGCSLATGFSSR is encoded by the exons ATGGCTT cacCATGTTCTGCCATGGCTTATCATCATGACAGCAGACGGATATTTGTTGGCCAGGATAATGGAGCAATCATG GAGTTTCATATTTCTGAGGACTTTAATAAGATGAACTTTGTGAAGACCTATCCAG CTCACCAGAATCGAGTGTCTGCTATTACTTTCTGCCTGGCATCAGAGTGGCTTATCAGCACAGGTCATGACAAGTGTATCAGCTGGATGTGCACCAGGAGTGGGAGCATGCTGGGGAGACATTACTTCACCTCTTGGGCTTCATGTCTACA ATATGATCATGAAACTCAGCATGCGTTTGTTGGTGATTATTCTGGACAGATCACTCTTCTGAAGCTTGAGCAGAATACCTGCTCAGTTATCACAACCCTCAAAGGGCATGAAG GAAGCATCACTTCCCTGTGGTGGGATCCTGTCCAACGGCTGCTCTTCTCAGGTGCCTCTGACCACAGCATTATCATGTGGGATATTGGTGGAAGGAAGGGGCGAAcgctgctgctccagggacacca TGACAAGGTGCAGGCTATCTGCTACATCCAGCTGACACGGCAGCTGGTGTCTTGTTCAGCTGATGGGGGAATTGCTGTTTGGAACATGGATATCAGCCGAGAAGAG GCTCCTCAATGGCTAGAAAGTGATTCCTGTCAGAAGTGTGAACAGCCTTTCTTCTGGAATATAAAGCAAATGTGGGACACAAAGACGATAGGGTTGAGACAG CATCATTGCAGAAAATGTGGGCAAGCAGTGTGTGGCAAGTGCAGCACCAAACGGTCGAGCTACCCAATCATGGGATTTGAGTTCCAGGTCCGTGTCTGTGATTCCTGTTTTGAGTCCATCAAGGATGAAGA CCGTACTTCCTTGGCAACCTTTCATGAAGGAAAACACAACATTTCACACATGTCCATGGACATCTCCAGGGGGCTCATGGTGACTTGTGGGAGCGACCGGATTGTGAAG ATCTGGGACATGACGCCAGTAGTTGGTTGCAGCCTTGCCACTGGCTTCTCTTCCCGCTGA
- the WDFY1 gene encoding WD repeat and FYVE domain-containing protein 1 isoform X1: protein MAAEIHSRPQSRRPVLLSKVEGHQDAVSAALLIPKEDGVITAGEDRTIRVWLKRDSGQYWPSIYHTMASPCSAMAYHHDSRRIFVGQDNGAIMEFHISEDFNKMNFVKTYPAHQNRVSAITFCLASEWLISTGHDKCISWMCTRSGSMLGRHYFTSWASCLQYDHETQHAFVGDYSGQITLLKLEQNTCSVITTLKGHEGSITSLWWDPVQRLLFSGASDHSIIMWDIGGRKGRTLLLQGHHDKVQAICYIQLTRQLVSCSADGGIAVWNMDISREEAPQWLESDSCQKCEQPFFWNIKQMWDTKTIGLRQHHCRKCGQAVCGKCSTKRSSYPIMGFEFQVRVCDSCFESIKDEDRTSLATFHEGKHNISHMSMDISRGLMVTCGSDRIVKIWDMTPVVGCSLATGFSSR, encoded by the exons ATGGCTGCCGAGATCCACTCGCGGCCGCAGAGCCGCCGGCCCGTGCTGCTCAGCAAGGTCGAGGGGCACCAGGACGCCGTGAGCGCCGCGCTCCTCATCCCCAAGGAGGACGGCGTCATCACGGCCGGCGAGGACAG GACAATCCGAGTATGGCTGAAGAGAGACAGTGGCCAGTACTGGCCCAGCATCTATCACACCATGGCTT cacCATGTTCTGCCATGGCTTATCATCATGACAGCAGACGGATATTTGTTGGCCAGGATAATGGAGCAATCATG GAGTTTCATATTTCTGAGGACTTTAATAAGATGAACTTTGTGAAGACCTATCCAG CTCACCAGAATCGAGTGTCTGCTATTACTTTCTGCCTGGCATCAGAGTGGCTTATCAGCACAGGTCATGACAAGTGTATCAGCTGGATGTGCACCAGGAGTGGGAGCATGCTGGGGAGACATTACTTCACCTCTTGGGCTTCATGTCTACA ATATGATCATGAAACTCAGCATGCGTTTGTTGGTGATTATTCTGGACAGATCACTCTTCTGAAGCTTGAGCAGAATACCTGCTCAGTTATCACAACCCTCAAAGGGCATGAAG GAAGCATCACTTCCCTGTGGTGGGATCCTGTCCAACGGCTGCTCTTCTCAGGTGCCTCTGACCACAGCATTATCATGTGGGATATTGGTGGAAGGAAGGGGCGAAcgctgctgctccagggacacca TGACAAGGTGCAGGCTATCTGCTACATCCAGCTGACACGGCAGCTGGTGTCTTGTTCAGCTGATGGGGGAATTGCTGTTTGGAACATGGATATCAGCCGAGAAGAG GCTCCTCAATGGCTAGAAAGTGATTCCTGTCAGAAGTGTGAACAGCCTTTCTTCTGGAATATAAAGCAAATGTGGGACACAAAGACGATAGGGTTGAGACAG CATCATTGCAGAAAATGTGGGCAAGCAGTGTGTGGCAAGTGCAGCACCAAACGGTCGAGCTACCCAATCATGGGATTTGAGTTCCAGGTCCGTGTCTGTGATTCCTGTTTTGAGTCCATCAAGGATGAAGA CCGTACTTCCTTGGCAACCTTTCATGAAGGAAAACACAACATTTCACACATGTCCATGGACATCTCCAGGGGGCTCATGGTGACTTGTGGGAGCGACCGGATTGTGAAG ATCTGGGACATGACGCCAGTAGTTGGTTGCAGCCTTGCCACTGGCTTCTCTTCCCGCTGA